One Danio rerio strain Tuebingen ecotype United States chromosome 22, GRCz12tu, whole genome shotgun sequence genomic window carries:
- the trim35-34 gene encoding tripartite motif containing 35-34, with protein sequence MASSAKDDYTCPVCQDIFKTPVILSCGHSFCQECLQQCWRSENTQECPVCRTRSSIADPPVNLALQNLCESHLKKRNKRHSSRSEEICSLHGKKRRLYCVKDKQPVCLVCRDSEKHLKHTFRPISEMVSPKKEELNTALESLQEQLGRKKKSKMVFEETVKYIEYQARSTKHQIKQQFEKLHQFLRDEEEATITALNEEEEQKKQMMKEKLEEMNTHISALSHTIKDTEEMLKANDVCFLKEFPVSMERVQISQPDIQMPSGALIDEPRYSGNLPFRVWKKMQDIVQYTPVILDSNTAHRWLCPSDDLTRIMFRGHMVVPDNPERFDHYYCVLGSEGFNSGKHTWEMEVKKGGLWSVGVTTASNQRKKLVFYDSNVWCVWHDADQYYEESGFRVVQALERVRVDLDYDRGTVSFSDPLKSKHIHTYTTTFTDTVYPFFRCYDYIQILPSSLQ encoded by the exons ATGGCTTCATCAGCTAAAGATGATTACACATGTCCTGTGTGTCAGGATATCTTCAAGACTCCAGTTATATTATCATGTGGCCACAGTTTCTGTCAAGAGTGTCTTCAGCAGTGTTGGAGAAGCGAGAATACTCAGGAGTGTCCCGTCTGCAGGACAAGATCCTCAATAGCTGATCCTCCAGTTAATCTGGCTTTACAAAACTTGTGTGAGTCGcatctgaaaaagagaaataaGAGACATTCATCAAGATCTGAGGAGATCTGCAGTTTACACGGTAAGAAACGAAGACTCTACTGTGTAAAGGACAAACAGCCTGTGTGTTTAGTGTGCAGAGATTCAGAGAAACACCTCAAACACACATTCAGACCCATCAGTGAAATGGTTTCACCAAAGAAG GAGGAGCTCAATACAGCACTGGAGTCCTTACAAGAACAACTTGGACgtaaaaaaaagtccaaaatGGTGTTTGAGGAAACGGTTAAATACATCGAG TATCAAGCTAGAAGCACAAAGCATCAGATTAAACAGCAGTTTGAGAAGCTTCATCAGTTTCTCCGAGATGAAGAAGAAGCTACAATCACTGCACTGAATGAGGAAGAGGAGCAGAAGAAGCAGATGATGAAGGAGAAGCTGGaggagatgaacacacacatctcaGCTCTTTCACACACGATCAAAGACACGGAGGAGATGCTGAAAGCCAATGACGTCTGCTTTCTGAAG gAGTTTCCAGTCTCAATGGAAAG AGTCCAGATCTCACAGCCGGATATACAGATGCCTTCAGGAGCTTTGATTGATGAGCCACGCTATTCGGGCAACCTGCCGTTCAGAGTCTGGAAGAAGATGCAGGACATTGTCCAGTACA CTCCTGTCATCCTGGATTCAAACACTGCACATCGATGGCTCTGCCCGTCTGATGATCTGACCAGAATAATGTTCAGAGGACACATGGTAGTGCCAGATAATCCAGAGAGATTTGACCATTATTACTGTGTTTTGGGTTCGGAGGGTTTTAACTCAGGAAAGCACACCTGGGAGATGGAGGTTAAAAAGGGCGGCTTGTGGAGTGTTGGAGTAACGACTGCATCAAACCAGAGGAAGAAACTTGTTTTCTATGACTCTAACGTGTGGTGTGTGTGGCATGATGCCGATCAATACTATGAAGAGTCTGGTTTTCGTGTTGTTCAGGCTCTTGAGCGAGTGCGAGTTGATCTGGATTATGACAGAGGAACAGTGTCTTTCTCTGATCCTCTAAAgagcaaacacatacacacttacacaacCACCTTCACTGATACTGTCTACCCTTTCTTCAGGTGTTATGACTATATCCAGATCTTACCCTCCAGTCTTCAGTAA